A region of the Antedon mediterranea chromosome 4, ecAntMedi1.1, whole genome shotgun sequence genome:
tactcCTAATCGCACTTATTGCTGGTGTTGCTATGGAATGAAGACTTTAGTGGTCTCAACTGCATTTTTAGAAAGCCCAACGATACGGTAAGTAtttcaatttgttattattctttattcGTAGATCCATATTTCCACATAAATAAATCTTACACAATTTATGTCTATACCTTTTACATTCacaatttgaattattatattatacattatttataagcTTTAGTATGGCATTGAATAATATGCATCAATTTCTCCATGAGATTCGCCGAGAAATGTCATTTGTCAATCGTTGGATGACAGAAGAATTTAAAGGGTTGCTCTGTAAACCAACCACCGCATTTTGTCCTACGTTACATTGTAACCAGAAAAATATTTACGTAGTGTAGtcttgtatttttgtaaaacaaaacATAGATCTTCTATTATCACGATACTCCCGGGTGATGAAGTGAGGAAACACCAAAACTTTTTGaaattagttttaatttgttatgttataaattgtaataatattccTAACAAACGATTTCACAGTTTATCTAAGCCCTTTTTCTGAGattgtaaataattaaacaGAGTCCTATAACAGCGATGACGGCAAAGAGTACAGCTATGACGATGAAGGCGGGCGAGTTGATGGGTGTTTCTGTGTCTGGTGCCTCGGCAGGAATCATGTTAGTGGTGTTCAACATAAAGCCTAGCGACCAGGCTAAACTTACGCCGTTAACCTGAAACCAAAGAGAACagttttattattgtttcaaaatttcaaaataatgttaattaaattaaactcaAAATACTCgcaaaaataaatcataaagaTTTGGTGGCGATTTCGATTGATTTCATCCAGTGCTACCAACCGCCTGCTTAAGCGTGGTTCATACTAGAACCAAAGTTCTTTGCTAGAacgcaaagtgttgtattgcgtaatcacaagtgggaaggAAAACCAACGATGTAACAGTGCTTCAAACATCGCACGTTTGATTTCATGCAGGCGGGGTTATTTTTACGTCGCTAGTagtatagtgggaaccaaacctgctccaacaacaaacaaaactgCACAGAAAGCCGTGCATACACTAATTTACATAAAGGTGTTCAACCATCGaagaatgtaggcctaattgtgcATTATAAACTATAGTCTTCCGAATCTCTCCAGTGCCTCTCTCTGCCTTCTCTCCATTGAGTATTAAAAGGCTTGTAATGCAGTAAATCTATTCCCGTTTCGATTGTCCGTTGTCAACTATGTCattaaatgaattgaataattCTACCAGACTTACCTTTTTAACGAATTTTATGTTCCAATTTTCTTCTGTGAATTTAAATCCCCTGGTGAGTACTGCATATACATAGttgatattaaaacaatatgatTTCACGTATTCAACTTTGGTGATGTCTTTTACCTGGAGAGgtataatatttgaaataaaaataaggaaAGATTATGACCGAAACAAATGGAGAAACAAACTTCCTATTGTTGAACCTACAATGAGGTAGCGAACAGAAATACTTAACAACTTAAACCTGCATAAATAAACAGGAgttaagctccgtctacacaAAATAAGCGCCCAAAtaatggtagcgatatgacgtcatcgtgtccatttTTTTCCACATATAACAAGGTTGATGGTGTAAGACAGCGCTTTACACGCAAGAGAATGTTCCATTATCCAAAGAGGGGTGTCCATCAAACTACGTTCTCTTAAGTAGCTTTCCTACACTACTACTAGGCTGCCTATTTGTTTCCTTTTGTTTATGACCAACAATCATTGAAATGTTATCGCATAAACTTACATCATTCCAGTTTTTCTGACAAAAACTTAAACCGGTTTCGTGGATTTCTGATATTTTTGCATTTTCCCCTAGACCCGTACCAGATACTGCGTAGAAAAATCCACTGAAAGCCTGCGAAtttaaaacacacacaatttaTAAATAGGCATAAATGGTTGCGAGTCCACTACAACTAAacagaaaaatacaaaatatttcaaattatgaataaaagtcaagtaaagcttggtttccacgaTACGCAAAGACCTATGCGCAATGCTGTCAAGTgagttgatcaatcacaagcgacagttcggattaTCATCATGATTGCTTTTGTTGCTTCAAAATTTGACCaatcttaagcttggttcccactagcgacgcaacgcaacgacgtattgacgcaaagtgctgtattggaCGAcaaacagtgctgcaaacatcgcaggtttgatttcacgcaggagggggaaaacacaattagtttaagggcattttcttacgttgcgtaggttgcgtcgttacgttgcgtcgctagtgggaaccaagctttaaagatAAGATACAGTCAATAtggaataaaaagaaaacataccATGAAGTTACCATATGGCGCTGGTTGGAACTGGCTATTTAGTCCACACGACTTATGGGTACATCTTACGGACGATGACGACACCATATTTAATGCTTTTCGTCTACATTCAGTGCCATTACCGACACCGACTAATTTGAAGGTTTCATTTGGTGAAATTGGAATATCAGAAGGCTTTTGTGTGCATGGTAACGACCATATATAAGACTGCTTTATGGATTCGTTGAAACCAGCGTGTCCACACGGATCGTGTACTACTTTTGCAAACCCTGCATCCTGTAATGAATAACAATGACAAGGTAATCGGTCAAGGAAAACCCGCTTCAAATTTCATACAAATACACTGACCGACGGTCAATCACCACCCACCCCAGGAGGGGTGAAGACCCCACCCACCTCAGGAGGGGTGAAGACCCACGTACCTCAGGAGGGGTGAAGACCCCACGTACCCCAGGAGGGATGAAGACCCCACGTACCTCAGGAGGGGTGAAGACCCCACGTACCTCAGGAGGGGTGAAGACCCCACGTACCCCAGGAGGGGTGAAGACCCCACGTACCCCAGGAGGGGTGAAGACCCCACGTACCTCAGGAGGGGTAAAGACCCCACGTACCCCAGGAGGGGTGAAGACCCCACGTACCCCAGGAGGGGTGAAGACCCCACGTACCTCAGGAGGGGTGAAGACCCCACGTACCTCAGGAGGGGTGAAGACCCCACGTACCCCAGGAGGGGTGAAGACCCCACGTACCCCAGGAGGGGTAAagggtaggcctacaatttagtatacaaaatataattaacacAAGATGGTCTATTATTCCAGGACGGGTGAATGGCATAATTTACAAACTATTAGCAATTAAAGATGAGATCATCGTCATCATGTAATAAATGGTTATGCTGGCATACTCAAGTAATAcattgaatttaaacatttctTTTCAAACCAACAAATGGTTTTGAAAATTTGTAAAGAAAAAGTTATATTCATTCAGTACAGAGACATGGACATTTAAAATGAAACACAGTGATACtttaaaaatgtgaatattAGTCTTCTTTTGATGGACCCTTTCATGAATGTACATATTACGTCTAAGATATGCATCAACTTACCTTAATTAATTGGGCTAAATATTGTCTTCTAGCCTCATTAGCACCATAGCAAAGGTAACTCATACTATACACGCTATAATTCACCCCATATAGTCggagtttatttatttgtgcGTGTGATATGCTCTCTGCGTTTTCTGGTATAAAAGAAATCTGCATCGAAGCGCCCCCTAGATCAAGAGCTCCTATAGTTGATTTAGGTTTAGAGTAAAATAACGAACGAACATGTCGGGAGAACGTTTTTGGACtctgaaattattttaaaaatatcattagCATCATGGAAACAAACGATACAAGTATTTGACTGGAAGTTGGGtcttggttgaatttaaccatttttttttctaagaaagagataacttttttaattcatttaaattgttcatgtttttggggggaAATACATCTTGGTATTTTCTTTTATGGTGCAGCGAAAGAGGGGAACTACTATTTTGTTATGTAAATTCGCTATAAAGATTATATAACTTATTAATTACCTCTTCTAGtgttttcattatataatttgttgatATCCAGCCTGAGATTCCCTCTTCGTCGCCGTCTATTATTCGGGCGTCATTATCGTTACGAAAGTCGAACTTCGAATTGTGTAGATATTTTCGTACCGACGTAAAAATAGCATTACTGATGGACGGATTGCGCTCACTGCAGGAGAGCAATAAAAGTGGAATATTAAATGAAATGCGGATATATACCCGTAGGCCTAGCGAACATAAAACATACAGGATTGGATATTAATGTTGATCGTGTTCTACATATTCCTCACGAGTAAATTAATATAGAATGATCGACAATGTTGATGGTTTAGCAGCGTATTCAAATTAAACAGTGAACGATCGCAAAGTCAGGCGCTTTTGGCGTCAACTTTATTACACTGACTAGCCACATTACCGTAATGTACACGCATGCGTTACGGAATACGGTAGATGAGAATTAGTAAGAGTTTGAGACACGCTTAACGGGAACGGATGTTAATACGGTATGACAGCAGACGCTTTGTCCCACTTAAATAATATATGGTTTGTGAAATCAATAGAAAATACACGAAGTAAAAGTTATCCTATTGTTATAGCTTACAGCAAGCCATTAAGAAGAGCCATTTAGTATTTTACTTAAGACTACAGAATTGGGTTAAGTCTTTTATATAATTCACGTTCTGGTAGCTAGGTATACGCCTTGTGAAGTCATGTTATACTgtaaatcatttaaattattaacgAAATAGTATTCGTTGGTTACTCTTTCAAAATTTCCCCTTTAAAAATCGTTATCACCTTTACCGTTGTGATTATGATGAAGTAGTGATTATAACGACGTAGTAATTATGATGACGTAGTGATTATGATGACGTAGTGGCATTTATATAAAGCCTTTATTAGCTATTTTTGCTATATTCctgtcaattaaaaaaaatggtattaaCTTACTCCACAATTCTCATTCCGGCTGTTGCTCCTAGAAATGCTCGAGTGACATCTTTCGGAGCTGGCAGCTCTGTCGCATTCACACAAGTTTCCAGCGCTGAGCCCGCGTCCTCTGGATGCGTGTCAAAGGTCGATAGTGCTAAATTATTAAGTAAAGTATGGTTATGGTTAAATGTGTTAATGTTGTTCGCTGATTTTGAAAAGGAATACATTATATGGAAATAAATCGAACCCTATGAATAACGCTTTACTATAGCACCATGTACGAATTGTTCCTTCTCTTACAGACGTACCTACCACACTCTTATGTATCGTACTCTCTGATTGGTTACTTATTACAGCCTCTCATGCAACAACTTTAcggtggttcccactagagacgcaacgcatgGACGTAGACGCAAAGCAAACGagttggccaatcacaagcgaaaatTCGGATCATccatcgcgtgtgattggtcaccGTGAAATGACTTAAGTttttgcgtctctagtgggaaccaagtacAGTATTAGCGGCAACACAAGGGCGTACGCACAACTTGCGTGACCAAGTAACTACCGTTACACTTACGCCCTTGTGGGAAGCAAGCTTTAAACTTCCACTTACCTTCGCCATCAGTGCAAACAGCAGTTTCTTCTACAACCCCGGTCCCATTAACTTTGCCGCCTGGCCATCTATACACGTAAAGTCGTGTGCCCGTCGATCCAGCATCAAACACAACACCATACtatacatattaaaataaagtttaatgCGTCTCAATTTACATACAGACCCAATACAGAAGACAATGCACTGTGTAGATAATTGTATAAAAAAGGCTCTCAAACCATGTGCGCTCGCAGTGGCAGATCTAGGATTTTGAAATTTGTACGGTGGTGGTGAGGACAGGGCCTAAAATTGTATGTGCCGAACTGAAATTggtgtcctatcttttgcattacaattgaCAAAATGTAGGAGGGAGGGCGGCTGGGCCCTTGAATCCGCCTATGTCTTTACTGAAATCCTATAGAGGAGCGACACTAATTGTTCCCCATTAACAAATTGTAAAGATATATTAACACTTGCCAATAATGTGATAAACCTAAatgtaattcatttttaatgtgAAAATTACATATTTAATGTTAAACATGAAATACATGTGGCGTTTTAAAGATTAACCATTTCATacataaatcatttttatttatcgaTTACGAACTCATCTGTATTAATGTATACGTGTTAACGTTTATGAATTCGTTATAAACCCTGTAGCTGCTGAATATAAATCAGAATTGTATCAGCATAGAATAAAATTGTATCTTAAAAATCTAATCACTAAATTCGTTTAGAGTTTTAAACATTAGTTCATGGGTTAATCGATATTACGGTATAGATTTGTAGATTTAAAATTTGAATGCATTTGTAAAAcgcttaaaatatatatttaaagtcacgaataggcctatacagtttTAAGATTGTTATTTaccgttttatatttatttgttatttatatatttaatatgatatataaaaagtacaaaacgATAGCACACAACTAAGAAAGTTTGTATTACAAACACAATTTTAAACATCTATAAAAATACAactatattacaaaaaaattttgaacaatatacaataaattaataaaatgggaataataaaatatagtaaataaaaattaagttCTATGCACTgctatttaattgattattattattattattattattattattattattattattattttggattGATATGTGAATTCCGAAATAAACAGGAATGAAAAATCCAATTTTAAATTTCCCATATAATTTATGcctttgtaggcctatattagttgTGAATTGAAGTCTGGCAATTTAACACACTTATTTATAGTTTTAGATATTGTAATGATTACCAACACGTTCCTATGTACTAACCATtgaatatttgttattacaAGTAAATTTCTAGTCATTACACACACACAATACATATTATACGTTCCAATACAATCTACTATATTAAAGAAAATTAGGCACCTAATGtgaaaacaaatactgtatattataagtTCATTcttgtttctctttttattgTTGAGAATTAGGCCTAGTACAATATCTTAATATTCCAAATATCTAATATTCCAAAACAGTCGTAAAGTAGGCTTAGAAATAATTTAGTCTAAACATTCATTGGGAATACGTAgatcttattaataatattgcatAATGTGGATGCTCCAACACTATATCAAGCTCCGCCAGACAATTTAAGAATACTAAAGTGATTCCAACAATCTAGCGAAACGTACTATTAATATCGCCAACGTATAATAATCGGAGCGTGTACTTGATTTACGATGTGTTTTACGCCTGAATTCATTACTCGCACATCTCCCAGAAAATGATTCAGTTCCCGAAGCGttgctaaaatataaataatgaagtACACTACGACATTTTCGCGCCGCCACGGCGTTTCTTGATTATTGGCACGAGTGAGCCCGAAGCTTCTTCGTACTGTGAAAACCATACTATAATATATAGCAATTACTTCACGAGTGAGCACGATGCATCTTCGTACTGAACTCCATACTATAATATATAGCAATTATTTTACGAGTGAGCCCGAAGCATCTTCGGACTGTGAACGCCATACTATAAAATATAGCAATTATTTCACGAGTGAGCCCGAAGCATCTTCGTTCTGTGAACGCCatactataatatatagtaaTTACTTCACGAGTGAGCACGATGCATCTTCGTACTGAACTCCATACTATAATATATAGCAATTATTTTACGAGTGAGCCCGAAGCATCTTCGGACTGTGAACGCCATACTATAAAATATAGCAATTATTTCACGAGTGAGCCCGAAGCATCTTCGTTCTGTGAACGCCATACTATAATATATATCAATTATTTCACGAGTGAGCCCGAAGTATCTTCGTACTGTGAACAACGATTATGAATTATTTCACGAGTGAGACCGAAGCATCTTCGTACTAGACTGTGaacaataattatgaattatttcaCAAGTGAGACCGAAGCATCTTCGTACTGTGAACAACAATTATGAATTATTTCATGAGTGAGCCTGATGCATCTTCGTACTGAACTCCATACTATAATATATAGCAATTATTGTACGAGTGAGCCCGAAGCATCTTCGGACTGTGAACACCATACTATAAAATATAGCAATTATTTCACGAGTGAGCCCGAAACATCTTCGTTCTGTGAACGCCATACTATAATATATAGCAATTATTTCACGAGTGAGCCCGAAGCATCTTCGTACTGTTAACAACGATTATGAATATTTCACGAATGAGCCCGAAGCATCTTCGTACTgtgaattatgaattattttacGAGTGAGCCCGAAGCATCTTCGTACTGTGAATAACAATTATGAATTATTTCACAAGTGAGACCGAAGCATCTTCGTACTGTGAACAACAATTATGAATTATTTCACGAGTGAGCCCGAAGCATCTTCGTACTGTGAACGCcatatactataatatatacaaatgatTTCTCTATGTTTATCACTTACGACCCTGTGGACTTTTAAAATCCGCAAtgacttgcgttgcgcttacgccTTGCGCTGCGTTATAGTGGAAACCAAGTGCGTCTAGTTGGATCAAAGAATtgacaaataaataacaacgcGTGGGTCATCGGGACTGCTTgtattggtcaactcacttccGTTGCGTCGTCTTAGTGGGAACGAAGCTTACGCATAGGCATACAATGTAGTCAaacttttcaatttaataaaactaCAATAAACGTTTACAGTACGTATTAATGCATCTTTGAAGAGGTATTCTAACAACTTGTtggaatacatttttaatggcatttacaatcaatatttaaaagCAACTGGTCTCATAATATCCACTGCATGTATTATGTAAACCACAGCTCCGTAATAATTGTATGCGTAATTTCAATGTTAATCTCACTTTTTCTATTTAATGTTATGCTTACCGTttagtttaattgttttttaacagTAAAgcattttataaattatgtattatgtaaaggtcttaaaatgtattgtggtatatgtgtatattatttgtttggTATTATCGGAATACTATACACATTTCTGTCGTGGTATGGTAGACTCACctccattattataattacacaTAGGTTGTATTCTAAGTACGTCACTAAGTACTGACTATCAGGGTTAATCGGTGTCTTTATGTCTATTAAATGGTTGTAACGCTACTTTGTTGTATTTAGCGCTACACAATACACACAGTGAAAGCGttagttaaataaaaaacctatttcattccgaaaaataaaaaaaataggctTATGTGTTGGGTAAAAAGTTATTATTTCTATCAATAAATCATTCAAATAACGTGGTACTTAAACTCtgtcaacaaaatgtgatgtgcccaaaaattATAGcaatatacccaaatatgttagtaatatgacatgtccattacatcacattttttgtcacataaagtttgatagtgtcgacagagctttaaatatgCACACAAACGAAATGAGGCCACAGCATTTCATCATGTTAAAAAACTACAAGAAACGACAAgacaatgatataaaatgaaCATACACTGTCCGGTGTACCCATGTCCGTTTCGGGGTTTCCCCACGCACACCATGTGATCAAAGCCACTACGCCGGCGACCAGAAGCAACGAACCGACGAGGAAGTGCGCGCGTGATGGCATGACTACACGCGGCTCTCCTCCCGTCTCTATCTTCTCCATGGTGAAAACCCTgtcaaaatgtaaaacaattatttaaattactgtaataacTAATAGAGAGTTCATCATTACAAAGTATTTTAGACGAACGGTCAAAATGGCCGAGCAAAATAATAACACGAATTCCATTGGTAACTGGAGAGTCCAGATAGTAATTGAACAatcaatatatacaaataatcaaGCCGATTCATGATGGATTATAACAATGAAATATATTAGTCGATTAAAAATGAGTTTCATTAGGCTATACCACAGGTGAGCATTTGCTAACACAAGATAACACACCTCCGGTAGGCCTACGTCTAAAGACAACACTTTGTAAAGGCAAGAAACTACTAATTTATAATACAACAAGCATTAGGAATACATCTTCTATTTTATACATGATAAAAGTACTTAGGTATCATACCATTTAACCATTTTTCTAACTGTGAATGCAACTAACAGAGATGCAAATGAACACCGAAATGAAACACTGTCGATTTGGCAACATACAAATGGCTATTCTAGAATGTATGACGAACATCGTAATAAGCGTCACCtgctttttattcaaattagtTGAATACCGCGGTGCACGTGACTTGCTAACTCAAGCGTTAGGAGGTAGGTTTACGTCTAaacataggtaggcctattatagtcAAGGTAAACCTAATGTTCGTAGCATATAGCATCTTAatccctgtctacactatcaaactagtttgacaaaaaagtgtgatgtccctaaatatggcagtgatatgcccaaatatggtagtgataagacatcaacatgtccatatgggcacattacatttctttgtcacataaagtttgatagtgcaggaCAGATCTTTAcattgtataaattataaatattaaacagtTTAAGCAGTAATGAGAGGCAAACAAGCAACGCTTCCAGCCTCTAAACCCAAGCAAACCCAAGTAAGTAAGTATACCCTTTGTGCACCTAGTTACCGTAAGTAGTTCAGATATggaattaattaaacaatcataTATAGTCTAGTTAAGAAATGCGTATACAggttttaaaatgatttatgaTATTGGATATGATAATTGCGATGATTATCACGTTGAACAATTTTTATAGTTTTTCAAAAGTAAAATTTTAATTGTCACCCAATCTTAGTGATAACTTGCACACCAGGTTGATGAACATGGTATTTGTCTATCTAACACTATTAAGCTGTCGGAGCTTAAATTGGCAAGTGAAGAAgaaattaatatcattattaaatgCTCATCTTCTAAAACTTGTGTACCCGATCCTATACCCACAGCTTTTATAAAATCTAGTCCTGGAATCTTCATTCCTGTATAACTCGAATTGTAAGTAACACCACAATGAAGGGATGTTTTCCTGATACTCGAAAGGTTGCACATATCCAGATGTTCTAcaaaattataggcctatttcaaacctaaattttctttctaaaattgttgaaaaaaaatgtttcaatcaTGAATCAACATAACGTTGTTGATATTCCTCAATATTGGAATGACTATAATAGCATTAAGACGATATAACgcaaacataaaaataataattatgacgataatgataacaaaatataagttACCTTTATATATTTCTTGCAGCACCGGTTATATCCACGTTATAATAGTTATAATATTCTCTTAAACATTCTTGCTTGCAAAGACTAAGTACAGGtctaaattattttctttcatgGGCAAACGATGTAATCCTAATATTTACAAATCCTGTAAAAGTTAACAACCAATTAGTGTAAATATAATCCGcttatcaaaataaattgtacGATGCTGCTAGCTCTGGGTTACACTGCAGCAGTAATACTCACCGTTTGGACTCAGACTCGAAGTCAAATGAGCAAATCCGTGGCGAATTCTGCCGCCCATTTCTACAGCATCACTAGCATTTAATATTCTCATTCATGATTCGTCGAACTATTCATTAACGTCAGCACGCTTTGATGGTGTTTCtgctgtattatattattaagttgATTTTTCACCGTAGGCTCCAGTTGAATACGGAGTTCAACACAAACTTCAGACTCTTATGAATTTAACTGTAGTATTTTAATGTAAAGATATTTTTCCCTTGGGTAAGGTACACGGTAAATTAGTCAAATATATTGAATCATCCCATGAAAGTGATCGGTTTAGAAGACCAATAACACATTGTAAAAAAGATGAGAATTATTAAACTCTTAGTTAGGAGTACAGTACACGAAATatcatgtaaataaaagtgGGACAAATTTATCAGGACGACGTGTACGCACGAGTCGTACACTGAACTACGTCCACAATTTCTCGGAAAATTgtacaattttaacattttatatttatttctaaacTTTAAGGACTGGGAGAATATCGCCTGGTAAATATTGTGAATCATCTCTCGGACATAGGGAAAGGACCCAGTCAGTTGTGACTCATCCTTCTTTCTCCTTCCCaaatatacataggcctatacgtATTTTCAGAACAAAGGTTGCAATTTtaagattttttatttatttcataattgaA
Encoded here:
- the LOC140046137 gene encoding ectonucleoside triphosphate diphosphohydrolase 3-like isoform X2, whose protein sequence is MEKIETGGEPRVVMPSRAHFLVGSLLLVAGVVALITWCAWGNPETDMGTPDSYGVVFDAGSTGTRLYVYRWPGGKVNGTGVVEETAVCTDGEALSTFDTHPEDAGSALETCVNATELPAPKDVTRAFLGATAGMRIVDERNPSISNAIFTSVRKYLHNSKFDFRNDNDARIIDGDEEGISGWISTNYIMKTLEESPKTFSRHVRSLFYSKPKSTIGALDLGGASMQISFIPENAESISHAQINKLRLYGVNYSVYSMSYLCYGANEARRQYLAQLIKDAGFAKVVHDPCGHAGFNESIKQSYIWSLPCTQKPSDIPISPNETFKLVGVGNGTECRRKALNMVSSSSVRCTHKSCGLNSQFQPAPYGNFMAFSGFFYAVSGTGLGENAKISEIHETGLSFCQKNWNDVKDITKVEYVKSYCFNINYVYAVLTRGFKFTEENWNIKFVKKVNGVSLAWSLGFMLNTTNMIPAEAPDTETPINSPAFIVIAVLFAVIAVIGLCLIIYNLRKRA
- the LOC140046137 gene encoding ectonucleoside triphosphate diphosphohydrolase 3-like isoform X1, with product MVKWVFTMEKIETGGEPRVVMPSRAHFLVGSLLLVAGVVALITWCAWGNPETDMGTPDSYGVVFDAGSTGTRLYVYRWPGGKVNGTGVVEETAVCTDGEALSTFDTHPEDAGSALETCVNATELPAPKDVTRAFLGATAGMRIVDERNPSISNAIFTSVRKYLHNSKFDFRNDNDARIIDGDEEGISGWISTNYIMKTLEESPKTFSRHVRSLFYSKPKSTIGALDLGGASMQISFIPENAESISHAQINKLRLYGVNYSVYSMSYLCYGANEARRQYLAQLIKDAGFAKVVHDPCGHAGFNESIKQSYIWSLPCTQKPSDIPISPNETFKLVGVGNGTECRRKALNMVSSSSVRCTHKSCGLNSQFQPAPYGNFMAFSGFFYAVSGTGLGENAKISEIHETGLSFCQKNWNDVKDITKVEYVKSYCFNINYVYAVLTRGFKFTEENWNIKFVKKVNGVSLAWSLGFMLNTTNMIPAEAPDTETPINSPAFIVIAVLFAVIAVIGLCLIIYNLRKRA